The following proteins come from a genomic window of Sphingomonas japonica:
- the coxB gene encoding cytochrome c oxidase subunit II, translating to MPGLKSIVLAAGLMLAGTGVSAQTAGEVPQPAAAQPAAAAPAAGTADPAAAVPTGAAPAAEATPADPTLNADGTPILTPTAGIGQPVDGRLGVQPQVTATGEQAAWFHNVILVPLITIISIFVLVLLVWTIVRYRRAANPVPSKTSHNTFIEVVWTLAPVLILVAIAVPSIGLLARQYKPAPDNAVTLKAIGNQWYWSYEYPDHGGVALTANMLREPSEVQPGQRARTDADGPRLLAVDNRVVLPVGVPIRLITTGNDVIHSWAMPAFWIKLDAVPGRLNETSFTIDKPGLYFGQCSELCGARHAYMPIAVEAVSPAVFAQWIRAKGGTMPGEEAPAAAPAAAGTPADDTATPANAAVPASDDALVNGAATSPVSNQAATGNAGALGNADQ from the coding sequence ATGCCTGGGTTGAAGTCGATCGTCCTTGCCGCGGGCCTGATGCTCGCCGGGACGGGTGTGTCCGCGCAGACTGCCGGCGAAGTGCCGCAACCGGCCGCGGCGCAACCCGCGGCGGCCGCGCCTGCCGCCGGCACCGCCGACCCGGCTGCCGCGGTTCCGACCGGTGCGGCGCCCGCGGCCGAAGCGACACCCGCCGATCCGACGCTCAATGCCGATGGCACGCCGATCCTGACCCCGACCGCGGGCATCGGCCAGCCGGTCGACGGACGCCTGGGTGTCCAGCCGCAGGTCACCGCGACCGGCGAACAGGCGGCATGGTTCCACAATGTGATCCTGGTGCCGCTGATCACGATCATCTCGATCTTCGTTCTGGTGCTGCTGGTGTGGACGATCGTTCGCTATCGCCGCGCCGCCAACCCGGTGCCGTCGAAGACGTCGCACAACACGTTCATCGAGGTCGTCTGGACGCTGGCGCCGGTGCTGATCCTGGTGGCGATCGCGGTGCCGTCGATCGGGCTGCTGGCGCGCCAGTACAAGCCTGCACCCGACAATGCCGTGACGCTCAAGGCGATCGGCAACCAATGGTATTGGTCCTACGAATATCCCGATCATGGCGGCGTCGCGCTGACCGCCAACATGCTGCGCGAGCCAAGCGAGGTCCAGCCGGGCCAGCGCGCACGCACCGATGCCGACGGCCCGCGCCTGCTGGCGGTCGACAACCGCGTGGTGCTGCCGGTCGGCGTTCCGATCCGCCTGATCACCACCGGCAACGACGTCATCCACAGCTGGGCGATGCCGGCATTCTGGATCAAGCTCGACGCGGTTCCCGGTCGCCTCAACGAGACCAGCTTCACCATCGACAAGCCGGGTCTGTATTTCGGCCAGTGCAGCGAACTGTGCGGCGCGCGCCACGCCTATATGCCGATCGCGGTTGAGGCGGTGTCGCCCGCGGTGTTCGCGCAGTGGATCCGCGCCAAGGGCGGCACGATGCCGGGCGAGGAAGCGCCTGCCGCCGCCCCCGCCGCCGCGGGTACCCCCGCCGACGACACCGCGACCCCGGCGAACGCCGCGGTCCCGGCCAGCGACGATGCGCTGGTGAACGGCGCCGCCACGTCCCCCGTTTCGAACCAGGCCGCCACCGGTAATGCCGGTGCGCTCGGCAATGCGGATCAATAA
- the pyrE gene encoding orotate phosphoribosyltransferase, whose protein sequence is MTDDEILAEFRAADALLEGHFILSSGLRSSRYLQCARVLMDPVRGARLANALVARLPADIRARVEAVVSPAMGGVIAGHEMGRALGVSAMFLERPEGVFELRRGFRLDPGTRVLMMEDVVTTGLSSREAIAAIGRAGGEVVAAAALVDRSGGTADLGVPFFPLIALDVPTYEADAVPPELAAIPAVKPGSRVAA, encoded by the coding sequence GTGACCGACGACGAGATTCTCGCGGAATTCCGCGCGGCCGACGCGCTGCTCGAAGGGCATTTCATCCTGTCTTCAGGGCTGCGCTCGTCCCGCTACCTGCAATGCGCGCGGGTGTTGATGGACCCGGTACGCGGCGCGCGGCTGGCGAACGCGCTGGTAGCGCGGCTGCCCGCCGACATCCGCGCGCGAGTCGAAGCGGTGGTATCCCCGGCGATGGGCGGCGTCATCGCCGGGCATGAAATGGGCCGCGCGCTGGGCGTGTCCGCGATGTTCCTTGAGCGTCCCGAGGGGGTGTTCGAACTGCGCCGCGGCTTCCGGCTCGACCCCGGTACCCGAGTCTTGATGATGGAAGACGTCGTCACCACCGGGCTCAGCTCGCGCGAAGCCATCGCCGCGATCGGCCGTGCGGGCGGCGAAGTCGTCGCGGCGGCGGCGCTGGTCGACCGCTCGGGCGGCACGGCCGACCTCGGCGTGCCGTTCTTCCCGCTGATCGCGCTTGATGTGCCGACCTACGAGGCGGATGCGGTTCCGCCCGAACTGGCGGCGATACCGGCGGTGAAGCCCGGCAGCCGGGTGGCGGCATGA
- a CDS encoding serine hydrolase domain-containing protein — translation MIALALALAAQDAGALEGLIRKSGFDHGYALIAREDAILLEKTIVDCTPPNDGKEHFCNDHPLPPDPRFPFASISKQMAAVVTMQAIDAGRIALEAPIDRYLGTLAGNAAAPTVRQLLQHQSGLRNSNDSAADAKGDPSFYSTGPNGADWCLTDRKEPGGDWSYNNCDTIVLEAVLQKATGKSIKHLFEEGVAQPLGLTRTYYLPGSDPDELLGSLTARAFAGYGAAGSLTGTPRELLAIDRALLAGTLLSAKSRAVLWDGDPRLGYMAIGQWVFDAPLTGCARPVRIVERRGDIGGNQARNILLPDSGTVVILFTSDGDFDFGEIWQGKGLSHDLLAAVACP, via the coding sequence ATGATCGCGCTGGCGCTGGCGCTTGCGGCGCAGGATGCGGGCGCGCTGGAGGGGCTGATTCGGAAGAGCGGGTTCGACCACGGCTATGCATTGATCGCCCGAGAAGACGCCATTTTGCTGGAAAAAACGATCGTCGATTGCACGCCGCCGAATGATGGCAAGGAGCATTTCTGCAACGACCATCCATTGCCCCCCGATCCTCGGTTTCCGTTCGCGTCGATCAGCAAGCAGATGGCGGCCGTGGTGACGATGCAGGCGATCGATGCCGGCAGGATCGCGCTCGAAGCGCCGATCGACCGCTATCTCGGCACGCTTGCAGGCAACGCCGCGGCCCCGACCGTGCGGCAATTGCTCCAGCACCAGTCGGGCCTGCGCAACTCGAACGACTCCGCTGCCGATGCGAAGGGCGATCCCTCCTTCTATTCCACCGGTCCGAACGGCGCGGATTGGTGCCTGACCGATCGCAAGGAGCCGGGCGGCGACTGGTCGTACAATAATTGCGACACCATCGTGCTCGAGGCGGTGCTGCAGAAGGCGACGGGCAAGTCGATCAAGCACCTGTTCGAAGAAGGCGTGGCGCAGCCGCTGGGACTGACGCGGACCTATTATCTGCCGGGCAGCGATCCGGACGAGCTGCTCGGCAGCCTGACCGCGCGCGCCTTTGCCGGCTACGGCGCGGCCGGCAGCTTGACCGGCACTCCGCGCGAATTGCTGGCGATCGACCGCGCGCTGCTGGCCGGCACGCTGCTTTCGGCGAAATCGCGCGCGGTGCTGTGGGACGGCGATCCGCGGCTCGGCTACATGGCGATTGGCCAATGGGTATTCGATGCCCCGCTCACGGGTTGTGCCAGGCCGGTTCGGATCGTCGAGCGGCGCGGCGATATCGGCGGCAACCAGGCGCGCAACATCCTGCTGCCCGACAGCGGCACGGTGGTGATCCTGTTCACCAGCGATGGCGATTTCGACTTTGGCGAAATCTGGCAGGGCAAGGGGCTGAGCCACGACCTGCTCGCCGCGGTGGCCTGCCCATGA
- a CDS encoding pyridoxine 5'-phosphate synthase, with translation MTHHLRLGVNIDHVATVRNARGSGYPDPVRAALLAAEAGADGITAHLREDRRHITDADIARLSQELTIPLNLEMAATDEMLAIALKHRPHAACIVPEKREERTTEGGLDAAGQHSHLAPMVSELAGANIRVSLFIEPDPRQIEAALRMGVPVVELHTGRYCELDGEAQTAELRRIADAAALAAKNGIEVHAGHGLTFDNVVPIAAIPQVRELNIGHFLIGEAIFDGLGPVVRRMRDLMDSAR, from the coding sequence ATGACGCACCACCTCCGCCTCGGCGTCAACATCGACCATGTCGCGACGGTGCGGAATGCGCGCGGTTCGGGCTATCCCGATCCGGTGCGCGCGGCGCTGCTGGCGGCGGAGGCGGGGGCTGACGGGATCACCGCTCATCTGCGCGAGGATCGCCGCCACATCACCGACGCCGACATTGCTCGGCTGTCGCAGGAACTGACCATTCCGCTCAATCTCGAAATGGCCGCGACCGACGAGATGCTGGCGATCGCGCTCAAGCATCGCCCCCACGCAGCGTGCATCGTCCCGGAAAAGCGGGAGGAACGCACCACCGAGGGCGGGCTCGACGCCGCCGGCCAGCACAGCCACCTGGCGCCGATGGTGTCCGAACTGGCGGGCGCGAACATCCGCGTATCGCTGTTCATCGAACCCGACCCGCGCCAGATCGAGGCGGCGCTGCGCATGGGCGTACCCGTCGTCGAACTCCACACCGGCCGCTATTGCGAGCTGGACGGCGAAGCGCAGACCGCCGAGCTGCGCCGCATCGCCGACGCCGCGGCACTGGCGGCGAAGAACGGCATCGAGGTCCATGCCGGCCACGGCCTGACCTTCGACAATGTCGTGCCCATCGCCGCGATCCCGCAGGTCCGCGAGCTCAACATCGGCCATTTCCTGATCGGCGAGGCGATCTTCGACGGGCTGGGTCCGGTGGTGCGGCGGATGCGCGACCTGATGGATTCGGCGCGGTGA
- the acpS gene encoding holo-ACP synthase, whose translation MILGLGSDLCNIERIQASLDRFGDRFLHRVFTETERAKAARRPHTVAGTLAKRFAAKEAFSKAVGTGFNQGVFMRDIGVVNARSGAPTLALTGGAAARVDAMTPDGHVTRIHVTLTDDHPWAQAFVILEAIPK comes from the coding sequence GTGATCCTCGGGCTTGGCTCCGACCTGTGCAACATCGAGCGCATCCAGGCGTCGCTCGACCGTTTCGGCGACCGCTTCCTCCACCGCGTCTTCACCGAGACCGAGCGGGCCAAGGCGGCGCGTCGCCCGCACACCGTCGCCGGAACGCTTGCGAAACGCTTTGCCGCGAAGGAGGCGTTTTCCAAGGCGGTCGGCACCGGCTTCAACCAGGGCGTGTTCATGCGCGACATCGGCGTGGTCAACGCTCGCTCGGGCGCGCCGACGCTGGCGCTTACCGGAGGTGCGGCAGCGAGGGTTGACGCGATGACGCCCGATGGCCACGTCACCCGCATCCATGTGACGCTTACCGACGATCATCCCTGGGCACAGGCATTCGTGATCCTTGAAGCGATACCCAAGTGA
- the lepB gene encoding signal peptidase I: MAADDLALKNEDGVAAGAPKKREATDWWAEARGLVWLVLAVLGFHSFIAKPFYIPSESMLPGLLVGDRLVVTKYPYGYSYISPTFHVMPFTPGRLFGALPERGDVVIVTPPGSRTDYIKRVIGLPGDVIEVRSGTVFLDGQAVRRRAMGDRLVPVDANTRCEPEHYAGRRIEGEDGRLYCSLPIFRETLPGGRAYDTVDLGWSEGDDYAPVRVPAGHVFLMGDNRDNSADSRFSVARNGLGGPVPWENVGGRAEFITFSLDGTATWNPLSWFQSLRPGRAGTSLHPQRGGD; the protein is encoded by the coding sequence ATGGCTGCCGACGACCTGGCGTTGAAGAACGAAGACGGAGTCGCGGCAGGCGCGCCCAAGAAGCGCGAGGCGACCGACTGGTGGGCCGAGGCGCGCGGACTGGTCTGGCTGGTGCTGGCGGTGCTCGGCTTCCACAGCTTCATCGCCAAGCCCTTCTACATTCCCAGCGAATCGATGCTGCCCGGGCTGCTGGTCGGTGACCGGCTGGTCGTCACCAAATATCCCTACGGCTATTCGTACATCTCGCCGACCTTCCACGTCATGCCGTTCACCCCGGGACGCCTGTTCGGCGCGCTGCCCGAGCGCGGCGATGTCGTTATCGTCACCCCGCCGGGATCGCGCACCGATTACATCAAGCGCGTGATCGGCTTGCCCGGCGATGTCATCGAGGTGCGCTCGGGCACGGTGTTCCTCGACGGTCAGGCGGTGCGGCGCCGCGCGATGGGCGATCGGCTGGTCCCGGTCGATGCCAACACCCGCTGCGAGCCCGAACATTATGCCGGTCGCCGTATCGAAGGCGAGGACGGGCGCCTGTATTGCAGCCTGCCGATCTTTCGCGAAACGCTGCCCGGCGGGCGCGCCTACGACACCGTCGATCTCGGCTGGAGCGAAGGCGACGACTATGCTCCGGTGCGGGTCCCCGCCGGGCACGTCTTCCTGATGGGCGACAACCGCGACAACAGTGCCGACAGCCGCTTTTCGGTCGCGCGCAACGGTCTGGGCGGGCCGGTGCCGTGGGAGAATGTCGGCGGTCGGGCGGAATTCATCACCTTCTCGCTCGACGGCACCGCGACGTGGAACCCGCTGAGCTGGTTCCAGTCGCTGCGCCCCGGCCGTGCCGGGACCTCGCTCCACCCGCAGCGCGGCGGCGATTGA
- the maiA gene encoding maleylacetoacetate isomerase, which translates to MAFQLYDYFRSSASYRVRIALNLKACDYVRHDISLVEGQQRSPEHLARNPQGYVPALDIGEAVLTQSLAIVEWLDATFPEPRLIPAEPLARARTMAQALLIACDIHPLNNLGVLRRLKDQFDADQAGRDDWYRHWVTQGFTALEAQAGDGAYLGGDAPGIADVFLVPQMFNARRLETPLEAFPKLVAIDARACAIPAFAAAHPDRVGPDLP; encoded by the coding sequence ATGGCGTTCCAGCTCTATGACTATTTCCGTTCGTCGGCGTCGTACCGCGTGCGGATCGCGCTCAATCTCAAGGCGTGCGATTATGTCCGCCATGATATCTCGCTGGTTGAGGGGCAGCAGCGCTCACCCGAGCATCTCGCGCGCAATCCGCAGGGCTATGTCCCCGCGCTCGACATCGGCGAAGCGGTGCTTACCCAGTCGCTGGCGATCGTCGAATGGCTCGACGCGACCTTTCCGGAACCCCGGCTGATCCCCGCCGAGCCGCTGGCGCGCGCCCGGACGATGGCGCAGGCATTGCTGATCGCGTGCGATATCCACCCGCTCAACAACCTGGGCGTGCTGCGGCGCCTGAAGGACCAGTTCGACGCCGATCAGGCCGGGCGTGACGACTGGTATCGCCACTGGGTGACCCAGGGGTTCACCGCATTGGAGGCGCAGGCAGGCGACGGCGCATATCTGGGCGGCGACGCGCCCGGCATCGCCGACGTGTTCCTGGTGCCGCAGATGTTCAACGCCCGCCGACTGGAGACGCCGCTCGAGGCATTTCCGAAGCTGGTCGCGATCGATGCGCGGGCGTGTGCCATCCCTGCATTCGCGGCGGCGCATCCCGATCGGGTGGGGCCCGACTTACCCTGA
- a CDS encoding glycosyltransferase, whose product MTAIPSPQARHILSFAQSLDGGGVERALLRMAGGWAGRGRRVTLLIGDASGPLAGEVPPSVETVELGDARYTALLAIAERVRAAAPDLIFCPGNHYSAIAAMLRLRLGRKCPPIVGKLSNALVRGDQPAPVAWGYRRWLKLHPRFLDALVAMTPGMAREAEAAMAMPHDRIAVIANPPPTALSDAAPIALPQGRFVLGVGRLARQKRWDRALAAFALLPDRDLSLLIAGEGDARGALEAQARTLGIADRVTLPGYVADPLPAMRAAALVLLTSDFEGVPGVLREAIALGTPVVATDASVAVREIVGPDQGSVVAREDAAGLVAAIGEWLERPRPEVPVGREEDSIDAYLALFDEVISGPAFRFQLPD is encoded by the coding sequence ATGACTGCGATCCCTTCCCCCCAGGCGCGGCACATCCTGTCGTTCGCGCAGAGCCTCGACGGCGGCGGTGTCGAACGTGCGCTGCTGCGCATGGCGGGCGGCTGGGCGGGGCGCGGCCGCCGGGTGACGCTGCTGATCGGCGATGCCAGCGGGCCGCTGGCCGGCGAAGTGCCGCCTTCGGTCGAGACGGTCGAGCTGGGCGACGCGCGCTACACCGCGCTGCTGGCGATCGCCGAGCGCGTGCGGGCAGCGGCACCCGACCTGATCTTTTGTCCCGGCAATCACTACAGCGCGATCGCGGCGATGCTGCGGCTGCGGTTGGGACGCAAGTGTCCGCCGATCGTCGGCAAGCTGTCCAACGCGCTGGTTCGCGGCGACCAGCCCGCCCCCGTCGCCTGGGGCTATCGCCGCTGGCTCAAGCTGCATCCGCGCTTCCTCGACGCACTGGTGGCGATGACGCCGGGCATGGCGCGGGAGGCGGAGGCGGCGATGGCGATGCCGCACGACCGGATCGCGGTGATCGCCAATCCGCCGCCTACTGCGCTGTCGGACGCCGCGCCGATCGCGCTGCCGCAGGGGCGCTTCGTCCTTGGCGTGGGCCGGCTGGCGCGGCAGAAGCGCTGGGACCGGGCGCTGGCGGCATTCGCATTGCTCCCCGATCGCGACCTCTCCCTGCTGATCGCCGGCGAGGGTGACGCGCGCGGCGCGCTCGAAGCACAAGCGAGAACCCTGGGAATCGCAGACCGCGTAACGCTGCCCGGCTATGTCGCCGATCCATTGCCGGCGATGCGGGCTGCGGCGCTGGTGCTGCTGACCAGCGATTTCGAAGGCGTTCCGGGCGTGCTGCGCGAAGCGATCGCGCTCGGCACCCCCGTGGTCGCCACCGATGCCAGCGTCGCGGTGCGCGAGATCGTCGGCCCCGATCAGGGCAGCGTGGTGGCGCGCGAGGACGCAGCGGGGCTGGTGGCGGCAATCGGCGAATGGCTCGAGCGGCCGCGGCCGGAGGTGCCGGTTGGGAGAGAGGAAGATTCGATCGATGCGTATCTGGCGCTGTTCGACGAGGTGATCAGCGGTCCAGCTTTCCGGTTTCAGTTGCCGGATTGA
- a CDS encoding DUF2141 domain-containing protein → MTAKMIFTAAALVASSAAVPAAAQAAALGPDGQACAQGDGPAIRVNVFGLKDRSGRLKLELYPANEDDFLKDDTKLKAEGKTFRRIWADMPASGAVSLCIKAPAPGKYALLFTHDRDGKNKFNFWKDGAGFPSNTKLGRSRPDLGQAVIAVGRGVTTTNITAQYLRGLGGFSPLGS, encoded by the coding sequence ATGACGGCGAAGATGATCTTCACGGCCGCCGCGCTCGTCGCTTCGTCGGCGGCGGTCCCTGCGGCGGCACAGGCGGCGGCACTCGGCCCCGACGGTCAGGCCTGCGCGCAAGGCGATGGCCCCGCCATCCGGGTCAACGTGTTCGGTCTCAAGGACCGCAGCGGACGTCTGAAGCTCGAACTATATCCCGCGAACGAAGACGATTTTCTCAAGGACGACACGAAGCTCAAGGCCGAGGGCAAGACCTTCCGTCGGATCTGGGCCGACATGCCGGCTTCGGGCGCTGTCAGCCTGTGCATCAAGGCGCCGGCGCCGGGCAAATACGCGCTGCTGTTCACGCACGACCGCGACGGCAAGAACAAGTTCAATTTCTGGAAGGACGGCGCCGGCTTTCCCAGCAACACCAAGCTCGGACGCAGCCGCCCCGATCTCGGCCAGGCGGTGATCGCGGTCGGCCGCGGCGTGACCACCACCAACATCACCGCGCAATATCTGCGCGGACTCGGCGGGTTCAGCCCGCTCGGCAGCTGA
- a CDS encoding glycosyltransferase translates to MRVVDVNEFYSPTGGGVRTYIDRKMSIMADLGHELVVLAPTRDDDWIEERPGGGTIHWIKAPPLVVDKNYGMFWDAEPITSRLDALGADVVEASSPWRPATIVADWQGDAVKILFAHGDNMAAYPLRWFEGLASPATIERAFGWYTRRMDDRLEHYDAFVTNGPALAKRFAARGHRVDASMALGIQRGTFSPDLRDEGLRAALLAQVGLPPQAHLLLGMGRHHPEKRWPMVIDAVERAGADLPVGLILLGDGIERRALARRVEGSPHIRLFRPVYDRDRFTRIVASADALIHGSDVEPFGLVAAEALASGLPLIVPDEGGCFELAEPQFAETYKARDAKSAAEAIHRLFAREPRILRAAARHAAAQVRTDVDHARDLMAYYQTLIDARGGGVARTG, encoded by the coding sequence ATGCGCGTCGTCGACGTCAACGAGTTCTACTCGCCGACCGGCGGCGGCGTGCGCACCTATATCGACCGCAAGATGTCGATCATGGCCGATCTCGGCCACGAGCTGGTCGTTCTGGCGCCGACGCGCGACGATGATTGGATCGAAGAGCGTCCCGGCGGCGGCACCATCCACTGGATCAAGGCGCCGCCGCTGGTCGTCGACAAGAATTACGGCATGTTCTGGGATGCCGAGCCGATCACGTCGCGGCTCGATGCACTCGGCGCAGACGTGGTCGAGGCCAGCTCGCCGTGGCGCCCGGCAACGATCGTCGCCGACTGGCAGGGCGATGCCGTCAAGATCCTGTTCGCCCATGGCGACAACATGGCCGCCTATCCGCTGCGCTGGTTCGAAGGGCTGGCCTCGCCCGCGACGATCGAGCGGGCGTTCGGCTGGTACACCCGGCGCATGGACGATCGGCTCGAACATTACGACGCCTTCGTCACCAACGGCCCGGCGCTGGCCAAGCGTTTTGCCGCGCGCGGCCACCGCGTCGATGCGTCGATGGCCCTGGGCATCCAGCGCGGCACTTTCTCTCCCGATCTGCGCGACGAGGGTCTGCGCGCTGCCTTGCTGGCGCAGGTCGGACTGCCGCCGCAAGCGCATCTCCTGCTGGGGATGGGGCGGCATCACCCCGAAAAGCGCTGGCCGATGGTGATCGACGCGGTCGAGCGCGCCGGGGCCGATCTGCCGGTGGGCCTGATCCTGCTCGGCGACGGCATCGAGCGCCGCGCGCTGGCGCGGCGAGTCGAGGGCAGCCCGCACATCCGCCTGTTCCGCCCGGTCTACGACCGCGATCGCTTCACCCGCATCGTGGCGAGCGCGGACGCGCTGATCCACGGATCCGACGTCGAGCCGTTCGGGCTGGTCGCCGCCGAAGCGCTTGCATCGGGGCTGCCGCTGATCGTCCCCGACGAAGGCGGCTGCTTCGAACTGGCCGAGCCGCAATTCGCGGAAACCTACAAGGCGCGCGACGCGAAATCGGCAGCCGAGGCGATCCACCGCCTGTTCGCCCGCGAACCCCGCATCCTGCGCGCCGCTGCCCGCCATGCCGCGGCGCAGGTACGCACCGACGTCGACCATGCCCGCGACCTGATGGCATATTACCAGACGCTGATCGACGCGCGCGGCGGGGGTGTGGCAAGAACGGGGTGA